From the Verrucomicrobiota bacterium genome, one window contains:
- a CDS encoding plasmid pRiA4b ORF-3 family protein yields MIPPKESAASKGNAPIYQLKIVLLGSKSPVWRRLQVPDHASLAWLHAALQVTMGWTNSHLHHFLTAEGRYTDPSHNEDTGFGEEPDGDESKATLAQVAPEEGAQFGYEYDFGDSWEHEITVEKILPGPPSAATTALCLDGARAGPPEDCGGLPGYAELLKVLKNPKHPEHESMKEWLGGTFNAESFDLAKVNRWLGKLKWPRVTETQLRKALMGRDGYRE; encoded by the coding sequence ATGATCCCACCAAAAGAGTCCGCCGCCAGCAAGGGCAACGCCCCCATCTACCAGCTCAAAATCGTCCTCCTCGGCTCGAAGTCACCCGTCTGGCGGAGGCTGCAAGTGCCGGATCATGCCAGCCTCGCCTGGCTGCACGCCGCCCTCCAGGTGACGATGGGCTGGACCAACAGCCACTTGCACCATTTCCTCACGGCCGAAGGCCGCTACACCGATCCGAGCCATAACGAGGACACGGGCTTTGGCGAGGAGCCGGATGGGGATGAGTCGAAGGCAACGCTGGCCCAAGTCGCGCCGGAGGAAGGCGCGCAGTTCGGCTACGAGTACGATTTCGGAGATTCTTGGGAACACGAGATCACCGTGGAGAAAATCCTGCCCGGACCGCCGTCAGCGGCCACGACCGCGCTCTGCCTTGACGGCGCCCGCGCTGGTCCGCCGGAGGATTGCGGCGGCCTCCCGGGGTATGCGGAACTGCTCAAGGTCCTCAAGAACCCGAAACACCCCGAGCACGAGTCCATGAAGGAATGGCTTGGCGGAACTTTCAACGCCGAATCCTTCGACCTGGCGAAAGTCAATCGCTGGTTGGGAAAACTGAAATGGCCGCGCGTCACCGAGACCCAACTGCGCAAGGCGCTCATGGGACGCGACGGATACCGGGAGTGA